A genomic window from Phocoena sinus isolate mPhoSin1 chromosome 20, mPhoSin1.pri, whole genome shotgun sequence includes:
- the LOC116746041 gene encoding 40S ribosomal protein S27-like → MPLAKVLLHPSPEEEKRKHKKKCLVQSPNSYVKCPRCYKITTVFSHAQIVVLCVGCSSALCQPTGGKARLTEGCSFRWKQH, encoded by the coding sequence ATGCCTCTCGCAAAGGTTCTCCTTCATCCCTCTccagaagaggagaagaggaaacacaagAAGAAGTGCCTGGTGCAGAGCCCCAATTCCTATGTGAAATGCCCAAGATGCTATAAAATCACCACCGTCTTTAGCCATGCACAAATAGTAGTTTTGTGTGTTGGCTGCTCTAGCGCCCTCTGCCAGCCTACAGGAGGAAAAGCAAGGCTTACAGAAGGGTGCTCCTTCAGATGGAAGCAGCACTAA